One window from the genome of Blastopirellula retiformator encodes:
- a CDS encoding zinc ribbon domain-containing protein: protein MAKEFGETLARLHRIHQQLSELRSRLARGPARVSVTRQKLTAIEANLAATKDAIQKTKLTADRKQLQLKESEAKIVNTQGKLNEAKTNEEYQILKDQIAAAEMANSVLADEVLEALEKIDQLTEQAESEKLNVAAGEAELKKVQDAADAEREVLEGEVAVAQAQLAEVEQKLPPEVRTDYQRLSKARGEDALAMVDGEECGQCYVSMRPQAYQDLLMGRIVYCSSCGAMLYLQPGE, encoded by the coding sequence GTGGCGAAAGAATTTGGCGAAACGCTGGCGCGACTCCATCGCATCCACCAGCAACTGTCTGAGCTCCGCTCCCGTCTGGCGCGCGGTCCAGCGAGGGTCTCGGTCACCCGGCAAAAACTGACCGCGATCGAAGCCAATTTGGCCGCGACCAAAGACGCCATTCAGAAGACCAAGCTGACCGCCGACCGCAAACAGCTTCAGCTGAAAGAAAGCGAAGCGAAGATCGTCAACACGCAAGGGAAGTTGAACGAGGCGAAAACCAACGAGGAATACCAGATCCTCAAAGATCAGATCGCCGCGGCCGAAATGGCCAACAGCGTCTTGGCCGACGAGGTTCTCGAAGCGCTCGAGAAGATCGACCAACTGACCGAGCAGGCCGAGAGCGAAAAGCTGAACGTCGCCGCCGGCGAAGCCGAGCTGAAAAAAGTTCAGGACGCCGCCGACGCCGAACGGGAAGTGCTGGAAGGGGAAGTCGCCGTCGCCCAAGCGCAACTGGCCGAGGTCGAGCAAAAGTTGCCGCCCGAAGTTCGCACCGATTATCAACGGCTCTCCAAAGCACGCGGCGAAGACGCCTTGGCGATGGTCGACGGAGAAGAGTGCGGTCAGTGTTACGTCTCGATGCGTCCCCAGGCGTACCAGGACTTGCTGATGGGGCGGATCGTTTACTGCTCCTCTTGCGGAGCGATGCTCTACCTTCAGCCTGGAGAATAG
- a CDS encoding PrkA family serine protein kinase: MAKGSDIVALLTERQNLEQFRKKNWHGSFLEYLDLVAESPLIVRNAFQRCYDMIMGYGVEQYEESREVRTHYKFFDDPVDGGRDAIFGLRDAQIQLVNALKSAANGYGIEKRVLLLHGPVGSSKSTMARLLKKGLERYSTKDEGALYSLGWVVPGDDNVHWCPMNEEPLHLIPDAHRAEVADRFNSESPHLRYPVKISGDLCPFCRFMFNEAMHQKGGDWGSVIKDVRVRRILLSEQDRVGIGTFQPKDEKNQDSTELTGDINYRKIAEYGTDSDPRAFNFDGEFNVANRGIVEFIEVLKLDVAFLYDLLGASQEHKVKPKKFAQTDIDEVILGHTNEPEYRRLQNNEFMEALRDRTVKIDVPYVTRLADEIKIYEKDYNNERVKGKHIAPHTIEMAAMWAILTRLEEPKNANLTLMQKLKLYDGKSLPGFTEENVKELKSQTKREGMLGISPRYVQDKISNALVAHPDATSINPFMVINELETGLKNHSLITSEEQRDHYRELLEVVKEEYENIVKNEVQRAIAADEDAMQRLCANYIDNVKAYTQREKVKNKFTGQYEEPDERLMRSIEEKIDIPDSRKDDFRREIMNYIGALSIDGKKFDYKTNERLYKALQLKLFEDQKDSIKLTSLVSNVIDQDTQEKIDVVKGRLIRDYGYDDESATDVLNFVASIFARGDVKS; this comes from the coding sequence ATGGCGAAGGGCTCAGACATCGTCGCTCTGTTGACGGAGCGTCAGAATCTAGAACAGTTCCGCAAGAAGAACTGGCATGGAAGCTTTCTGGAATACCTTGACCTGGTCGCGGAAAGCCCGCTGATCGTTCGCAACGCGTTCCAGCGCTGCTACGACATGATCATGGGTTACGGTGTCGAGCAGTACGAGGAGTCGCGGGAAGTCCGTACGCATTACAAGTTCTTTGACGACCCAGTCGATGGAGGTCGCGACGCGATCTTCGGGCTTAGGGACGCCCAGATCCAATTGGTCAACGCGCTCAAGAGTGCGGCTAACGGATACGGTATCGAAAAACGCGTGCTGTTGTTGCATGGCCCGGTCGGCAGCAGCAAGAGCACCATGGCCCGGCTGCTGAAGAAAGGGCTGGAGCGCTATTCGACGAAAGACGAAGGCGCCCTCTACTCGCTGGGCTGGGTCGTACCCGGCGACGACAACGTTCATTGGTGCCCGATGAACGAAGAGCCGCTGCACCTGATTCCCGACGCTCACAGAGCGGAAGTTGCGGATAGGTTCAATTCTGAATCGCCGCACCTCCGCTACCCGGTCAAGATCTCCGGCGACCTCTGCCCCTTCTGCCGCTTCATGTTCAACGAAGCGATGCATCAAAAAGGGGGCGATTGGGGCAGCGTCATCAAAGACGTCCGCGTACGTCGCATCTTGCTCAGTGAGCAAGATAGGGTTGGCATCGGCACCTTCCAACCGAAAGACGAAAAGAATCAGGACTCGACCGAACTGACCGGCGACATCAACTATCGTAAGATCGCCGAATACGGCACCGATAGCGATCCGAGGGCCTTCAACTTCGACGGTGAGTTCAACGTCGCCAACCGCGGCATCGTCGAGTTTATCGAAGTGTTGAAACTGGACGTAGCGTTCCTGTACGACCTGCTTGGCGCCAGCCAGGAACATAAGGTCAAACCAAAGAAGTTCGCCCAGACCGACATCGACGAAGTGATCCTCGGTCATACCAATGAGCCTGAGTATCGCCGCCTGCAGAACAACGAGTTTATGGAGGCGCTCCGCGATCGTACCGTCAAAATCGACGTCCCGTATGTCACCCGCCTGGCGGACGAAATCAAGATCTACGAGAAAGACTACAACAACGAGCGAGTCAAAGGAAAACATATCGCTCCGCATACCATCGAGATGGCGGCGATGTGGGCGATTTTGACCCGGTTGGAAGAGCCGAAGAACGCCAACTTGACGCTGATGCAAAAGTTGAAGCTGTACGACGGTAAGTCGCTCCCCGGCTTCACGGAAGAGAACGTCAAAGAGCTGAAGTCGCAAACGAAACGGGAAGGGATGCTCGGCATTTCTCCGCGCTACGTGCAGGACAAGATCTCTAACGCTTTGGTGGCCCATCCCGACGCGACGTCGATCAACCCGTTTATGGTGATCAACGAACTGGAGACCGGGCTCAAGAATCACTCGCTGATTACCAGCGAAGAACAGAGAGACCATTATCGCGAATTGCTGGAGGTGGTGAAGGAAGAGTACGAGAACATCGTCAAGAACGAAGTTCAACGGGCGATCGCCGCCGACGAAGATGCGATGCAGCGGCTCTGCGCCAATTACATCGACAACGTCAAAGCCTACACGCAGCGCGAGAAGGTCAAAAACAAGTTTACCGGCCAGTATGAAGAGCCGGACGAGCGGTTGATGCGGTCGATCGAAGAGAAGATCGATATTCCGGACAGTCGCAAAGACGACTTCCGCCGCGAGATCATGAATTACATCGGCGCCTTGTCGATCGACGGCAAGAAGTTCGACTACAAGACCAACGAACGCTTGTACAAAGCGTTGCAATTGAAACTTTTCGAGGATCAGAAGGATTCGATCAAACTCACCAGTCTCGTCTCTAACGTGATCGATCAAGATACGCAAGAGAAGATCGATGTGGTGAAAGGTCGGCTCATTCGCGACTACGGCTACGATGACGAAAGTGCGACCGACGTGCTGAACTTCGTCGCCAGCATCTTCGCCCGAGGCGACGTCAAGAGTTAA
- a CDS encoding YggS family pyridoxal phosphate-dependent enzyme: MQAAQQQRLLENLTQIRLRISDAAARAGRAAEEVRLIAVTKYAAIETAAALVELGCHDLGESRPQQLWQRAEEFADRDVRWHMIGHLQTNKAKRTAPVTSLLHSGDSLRLLEALSAAAVDRPLPILLEINISGDDAKHGIAPDDAAKVLDAAAKLPQLEIQGLMGMAAREGGVDVARRNFAALRELRDSLAKNAPDKVALDELSMGMSGDFEAAIAEGATMVRVGSSLFEGI; encoded by the coding sequence ATGCAAGCGGCTCAGCAACAGCGACTGTTAGAAAACCTGACGCAAATTCGGCTGCGGATTTCGGACGCCGCAGCTCGAGCGGGCCGGGCTGCAGAAGAGGTTCGCTTGATTGCCGTGACCAAATACGCGGCGATCGAGACCGCCGCGGCGCTGGTCGAGCTCGGCTGTCACGATCTGGGCGAAAGCCGGCCGCAGCAACTGTGGCAGCGGGCGGAAGAGTTCGCCGATCGCGACGTCCGCTGGCACATGATCGGGCATCTGCAAACCAACAAGGCGAAACGAACCGCCCCGGTCACCTCGCTGCTCCACTCCGGCGACAGTCTGCGATTGCTGGAAGCGCTTAGCGCCGCCGCCGTTGACCGCCCGCTGCCGATCTTGCTGGAAATCAACATCTCGGGCGACGACGCGAAACACGGCATCGCCCCCGACGACGCGGCGAAAGTGCTGGATGCGGCGGCGAAACTACCCCAACTAGAGATTCAGGGACTGATGGGGATGGCCGCGCGGGAGGGTGGCGTCGATGTCGCCCGGCGGAACTTTGCGGCGCTGCGTGAGCTGCGCGATTCGTTGGCGAAAAACGCCCCGGATAAGGTTGCTTTGGACGAACTCTCAATGGGGATGAGCGGCGACTTTGAAGCGGCGATCGCCGAAGGGGCCACGATGGTTCGGGTCGGTTCATCGCTGTTCGAGGGAATCTAG
- a CDS encoding DUF444 family protein, which translates to MSLKIDRDASRFKEIVRGRIRNNLRKYVTHGEMIGRKGKDLVSIPVPSLDVPHFRYGKNEGGVGQGEGDVGDPVGRGQDGDGAGEAGAEPGRHLLEVEVSLDELATMLGDELELPLIEPKGDANLKQERHRYDSIRSSGPESLRHFRRTFVKALRRQIASGGYSPDNPVIIPIREDTRYRAWSTIEQPEANAAIIYMMDVSGSMTDEQKQIVRTEAFWIDTWLKSQYSGVERRYVIHDAAAKEVDEETFYHTRESGGTRISTAYKTAGEIIDRDFPASQWNIYCFQFSDGDNWGEDNQRCMRMLEEKFLPICNLFCYGQVESPYGSGEYIRSLAGHFGRGHENLILSEIEDRAAIYDSIKLFLGKGK; encoded by the coding sequence GTGTCGTTAAAGATTGACCGTGATGCGTCTCGTTTCAAGGAGATTGTGCGAGGACGTATTCGCAACAACCTCCGTAAGTACGTGACCCACGGCGAGATGATCGGCCGTAAGGGGAAGGATCTCGTCAGCATTCCGGTTCCATCGCTCGACGTGCCTCATTTTCGCTATGGCAAGAATGAAGGTGGCGTCGGCCAAGGCGAAGGGGACGTCGGCGACCCCGTCGGCCGCGGACAAGATGGCGATGGCGCCGGCGAAGCTGGCGCCGAACCGGGGCGGCACTTGCTGGAAGTGGAAGTCTCGCTCGACGAACTGGCGACGATGCTTGGCGACGAGCTGGAATTGCCGCTGATCGAGCCGAAAGGGGACGCCAATCTGAAGCAAGAGCGGCATCGCTACGACAGCATCCGCAGCAGCGGTCCCGAGTCGCTACGACATTTTCGCCGGACGTTCGTCAAGGCGCTGCGGCGGCAGATCGCCTCGGGCGGGTATTCGCCCGACAACCCGGTGATCATTCCGATTCGGGAAGATACGCGATATCGCGCCTGGTCAACGATCGAACAGCCCGAAGCGAACGCGGCGATCATCTACATGATGGACGTTTCGGGCTCAATGACCGACGAACAAAAGCAAATTGTGCGAACCGAAGCGTTCTGGATCGACACTTGGCTAAAGAGCCAGTACAGCGGCGTTGAGCGTCGCTACGTGATTCATGACGCAGCCGCCAAAGAGGTGGACGAAGAGACCTTTTATCACACGCGGGAAAGCGGCGGTACGCGGATCAGCACCGCTTACAAAACGGCGGGCGAGATCATCGACCGCGACTTTCCGGCGAGCCAATGGAACATCTACTGCTTCCAGTTCTCTGACGGAGACAACTGGGGCGAAGATAACCAGCGTTGTATGCGAATGCTGGAAGAGAAGTTTTTACCCATCTGCAACCTGTTTTGTTATGGCCAGGTCGAAAGTCCCTATGGCAGCGGCGAATACATTCGTTCGCTGGCCGGTCATTTCGGCCGCGGTCACGAGAACTTGATCCTTTCCGAGATTGAAGATCGCGCGGCGATCTACGATTCGATCAAGTTGTTCCTCGGAAAGGGCAAGTAG
- a CDS encoding DUF167 domain-containing protein, giving the protein MIDLQPHDHGVLLPVRALPGAKKNELRGEQEGALKVSVTAAPEDGKANKAIVQLLSKQLKLRKSQLEIVSGLTSRQKKVLVARIEMDELREKIAAALQTG; this is encoded by the coding sequence GTGATTGATCTTCAGCCGCACGATCACGGCGTTCTGCTGCCGGTCCGCGCACTGCCAGGCGCGAAGAAGAACGAGTTGCGTGGAGAGCAGGAGGGGGCGCTCAAGGTCTCGGTCACCGCCGCCCCAGAAGATGGCAAGGCGAACAAAGCAATCGTCCAGTTGCTTTCCAAACAGCTGAAGCTTCGCAAGTCGCAGCTGGAGATCGTCTCGGGACTGACCAGTCGGCAGAAGAAGGTGCTGGTCGCGCGTATTGAAATGGACGAGCTGCGAGAAAAGATCGCCGCGGCGCTGCAAACCGGTTAA
- the greA gene encoding transcription elongation factor GreA, translating into MADRNPMSRKGFDKLKADLEHLETVEMPRITEKVAAAREEGDLKENAEYHGARESQGMIQAKINAIKSKLSRAYIIDPASIDQSTVGFFATITVEDLDLDEEETYTLVGNGEEDFMNNKILIDSPMAQSLLGHKVGDVVEIQAPKGAYELKILKIVYDFD; encoded by the coding sequence ATGGCAGATCGCAATCCGATGTCGAGAAAAGGCTTTGATAAGCTCAAAGCGGATCTCGAACATCTCGAAACGGTCGAGATGCCTCGCATCACCGAAAAAGTCGCCGCCGCGCGTGAAGAAGGCGACCTCAAGGAGAACGCCGAGTATCACGGCGCACGCGAATCGCAAGGCATGATTCAGGCGAAGATCAACGCCATCAAGTCCAAGCTCTCCCGCGCTTACATCATCGATCCCGCGTCGATCGACCAATCGACCGTCGGCTTCTTCGCCACCATCACCGTCGAAGACCTCGACCTGGATGAAGAAGAAACCTACACCTTGGTCGGCAACGGCGAAGAGGACTTCATGAATAACAAGATCCTCATCGACAGCCCGATGGCCCAAAGTCTGCTCGGCCATAAGGTGGGCGACGTCGTCGAGATTCAGGCTCCCAAGGGCGCCTACGAACTGAAGATCTTGAAGATCGTCTACGACTTCGACTAA
- a CDS encoding YdjY domain-containing protein has protein sequence MRTFHIAATCLIFWGVVSVVSAQKEAPDAKDQPPAKSEVRKLSDQHPIWFDPSRKMVIADGEICLRKGTLEMFACLQGTKEHESIVSLPIKAMMLHAGLNAIGAVEGKPVKFSPKFSPATGEEIAIYVQWKDNNGKTQIANAKDWIRKSGGKETLQTNWVFAGSYFWKDERTGEEVYTAEGGDLVCVSNFMTATLDLPVESSQENANLTFEAFTDRIPEEGTKVRLFFVPKFKKEGAKPAIDEDNPMPIEKPTPMPMEEAKDKPAPVAPPAESDKE, from the coding sequence ATGCGTACTTTCCACATCGCCGCCACCTGCCTCATTTTTTGGGGCGTCGTTTCCGTCGTTTCGGCCCAAAAAGAAGCGCCGGACGCCAAAGATCAACCCCCGGCCAAGTCGGAAGTCCGCAAACTGTCGGACCAGCATCCGATCTGGTTTGATCCCAGCCGCAAAATGGTGATCGCGGACGGGGAGATTTGCCTGCGGAAAGGGACGCTCGAAATGTTCGCCTGCCTGCAGGGAACCAAAGAGCATGAGTCGATCGTTTCGCTGCCGATCAAAGCGATGATGCTGCACGCCGGCCTCAACGCGATCGGTGCCGTCGAAGGGAAGCCGGTCAAGTTCTCGCCCAAGTTCTCGCCGGCGACCGGTGAAGAAATCGCAATCTATGTCCAGTGGAAGGACAATAATGGAAAGACGCAGATCGCCAACGCCAAAGACTGGATCCGCAAGTCGGGCGGCAAAGAGACCCTGCAGACCAACTGGGTCTTTGCCGGCAGCTACTTCTGGAAGGATGAACGGACCGGCGAAGAAGTTTACACCGCCGAAGGAGGCGATCTGGTCTGCGTCAGCAACTTCATGACGGCCACCCTGGACCTGCCGGTCGAAAGCAGCCAGGAAAACGCCAATCTAACCTTCGAGGCGTTCACCGATCGCATTCCCGAAGAAGGAACCAAGGTCCGGCTGTTCTTTGTGCCGAAGTTCAAAAAGGAAGGCGCCAAGCCGGCGATCGACGAAGATAACCCAATGCCGATCGAAAAGCCGACCCCGATGCCGATGGAAGAGGCGAAGGACAAACCGGCCCCCGTCGCCCCGCCCGCCGAATCGGATAAAGAGTAA
- a CDS encoding SpoVR family protein: MPITNRTFANLPAELVDVQLEMEEYAAGYGLDFFPTIFELVNVDQLNAIAAYGGFPTRYPHWRFGMEYEKLSRGYHYGLQKIYELVINNDPCYAYLLSSNEYADHKLVMAHVYGHCDFFKCNYWFSQTNRKMIDNMANHGNRIRRYMDRFGVEEVESFIDNCLSIEDLIDIHSPFIRRYAPDESSQFKSPTDAGEAELPPSRRLPAKGYMESFINPKPRLDDDLAEVRETKAIHAPAEPMKDVMLFLLQYAPLKQWQLDVLSIVRDEAYYFAPQGQTKIMNEGWATYWHSTIMTRHGLNASEVISYADHTSGTLATSPSRLNPYKLGLELIRDVEDRWNRGCFGQEYDDCDDMRERADWDKQLGLGREKIFEVRQIHNDLTFIDEFLTLDFCRQNKLFQFGYNKHADYYEIESREFPKVKRQLLFSLTNMGRPEIYVKDGNYKNRNELYLQHRFNGVELKLNYAHDTLKNLFALWRRPVHIETVLDDHVTIVSFDGTNHEIKKTDEKVIALEDE, from the coding sequence ATGCCCATTACCAATCGGACCTTTGCGAATCTTCCGGCCGAGCTGGTCGACGTCCAGCTGGAGATGGAAGAATATGCCGCCGGGTATGGGCTCGACTTTTTCCCGACCATCTTTGAGCTGGTCAATGTCGACCAGCTCAACGCGATCGCGGCGTATGGCGGATTCCCAACTCGCTATCCGCATTGGCGTTTCGGGATGGAGTACGAGAAGCTATCGCGCGGCTATCACTATGGGCTGCAGAAGATTTACGAACTGGTGATCAACAACGATCCCTGCTACGCCTACTTGCTGTCCAGCAACGAGTACGCCGATCACAAACTGGTGATGGCGCACGTTTACGGGCACTGCGACTTTTTCAAGTGCAACTATTGGTTCAGCCAGACCAATCGCAAGATGATCGATAACATGGCGAACCACGGCAATCGGATTCGCCGCTATATGGATCGATTTGGCGTCGAAGAGGTCGAGAGCTTCATTGACAACTGCCTCAGCATCGAAGACCTGATCGACATCCATTCGCCCTTCATCCGCCGCTATGCCCCGGACGAATCAAGTCAGTTCAAGTCGCCGACCGACGCGGGCGAAGCCGAGCTTCCCCCGTCACGGCGACTACCGGCCAAGGGATACATGGAGTCGTTCATCAATCCCAAGCCGCGGCTCGACGACGACCTGGCCGAGGTTCGTGAGACCAAGGCGATCCACGCCCCGGCTGAGCCGATGAAAGACGTCATGCTGTTTCTGCTGCAATACGCACCATTGAAGCAGTGGCAGCTCGACGTATTGTCGATCGTCCGTGACGAGGCGTACTATTTCGCTCCGCAAGGGCAGACCAAGATCATGAACGAAGGTTGGGCCACCTATTGGCACTCGACCATCATGACGCGGCACGGTCTGAACGCCTCGGAAGTGATCAGCTACGCCGACCACACCTCCGGTACGCTGGCGACCAGTCCCTCGCGACTGAATCCGTACAAGCTGGGGCTAGAGCTGATCCGCGACGTCGAAGATCGCTGGAATCGCGGTTGCTTTGGTCAAGAGTACGACGACTGCGACGACATGCGCGAGCGGGCCGATTGGGACAAGCAGTTGGGCCTGGGCCGCGAAAAGATCTTCGAGGTTCGCCAGATTCATAACGACCTGACCTTCATCGATGAATTCTTGACGCTCGACTTTTGCCGCCAGAACAAGCTGTTTCAGTTCGGCTACAACAAGCACGCCGACTACTACGAGATCGAAAGCCGCGAGTTTCCCAAAGTCAAGCGGCAGTTGCTGTTCAGCCTGACCAATATGGGACGGCCCGAAATCTATGTGAAGGACGGAAACTACAAGAATCGCAACGAACTTTATTTGCAGCATCGTTTCAATGGAGTGGAGCTAAAGCTGAACTACGCCCATGACACCCTCAAGAACCTGTTTGCGCTCTGGCGGCGACCGGTTCATATTGAAACGGTCCTGGACGACCACGTGACGATCGTCTCGTTCGACGGAACGAACCATGAGATCAAGAAAACCGACGAAAAAGTGATCGCGCTCGAGGACGAATAG
- the hemQ gene encoding hydrogen peroxide-dependent heme synthase, translated as MSHGRPGQTPPPPPSIVPTEGWHCAHFYYSFDRAILGAFDADEMEAGRAELITILNPDEGLVERLQTSIVSGHKADFGVMMMDPDPLKIDSIHQAVLASTLGPATQATYSFVSMSEVSEYVPSVEQYGERLVRDGEVAGSEAYEAKVNAYRQREPMMRKQRLTPEFPQWPATCFYPMNKKRKVGENWFTLPFSERNSLMAEHAQSGMQFAGRVSQLITVSVGLDDWEWGVTLWARNPEYLKEIVYKMRFDEASARYAEFGPFYTSYVSTAEEMLNHCHVR; from the coding sequence ATGAGTCACGGTCGCCCAGGTCAAACGCCTCCCCCGCCGCCATCGATTGTCCCGACCGAAGGGTGGCATTGCGCACACTTCTACTATTCGTTCGATCGGGCGATTCTCGGAGCGTTTGACGCCGACGAGATGGAAGCGGGCCGAGCCGAGCTGATCACGATCTTGAATCCGGACGAAGGGCTCGTCGAGCGGCTGCAGACGTCGATCGTCAGCGGCCACAAGGCCGATTTCGGCGTGATGATGATGGATCCCGATCCGTTGAAGATCGACTCGATCCACCAGGCAGTTCTCGCCTCGACGCTGGGACCGGCGACTCAAGCGACCTACTCGTTCGTCTCGATGTCGGAAGTTTCGGAATACGTCCCGTCGGTTGAGCAGTATGGCGAGCGGCTGGTCCGCGACGGCGAAGTCGCCGGCAGCGAAGCGTACGAAGCCAAGGTCAACGCCTACCGTCAGCGCGAGCCGATGATGCGCAAGCAGCGGCTGACGCCGGAGTTCCCGCAGTGGCCGGCGACTTGCTTCTATCCGATGAACAAAAAGCGAAAGGTCGGCGAGAACTGGTTCACGCTTCCCTTTAGCGAGCGGAACTCGCTGATGGCCGAGCATGCCCAAAGCGGCATGCAGTTCGCCGGCCGGGTATCGCAGTTGATCACGGTCAGCGTCGGCCTGGACGACTGGGAATGGGGCGTCACCTTGTGGGCCCGCAATCCGGAATACCTGAAAGAGATCGTCTACAAAATGCGGTTTGACGAAGCGAGCGCCCGCTATGCCGAGTTCGGACCGTTCTACACCAGCTATGTCAGCACGGCGGAAGAGATGCTGAATCATTGCCACGTCCGTTAA